The genomic region CCGGATCGATCGTCGGGCTCAACGGCCGCGGGCGTTCGATCGAGGTCGAGGTGCGTCGGCTCGAAACCGTGATGCGTGAGCACGGGCACGACCGGATCGACCTGCTGAAAATCGATGTCGAGGGGGCGGAGTACGACGTGCTCCACGGCATGCTGGACTCGCCGGTGCGCCCGAGGGTGCTCGCGGTGGAGTTCGACCAGCCAACGCCCTGGCGGCGCACGAGCCAGCTGATCCGCCGGCTCCGCGGCGAGGGCTACGAGCTGGTGGAAGTCCGGGGGTGGAACTACGTCTTTGTGCGGTCGTGACGGGGCCGCCGGAGCAGACCGAGGGCGAGCAGTCCGAGCGACGCGCTGGCGGGGGAGGGGACGAGGGTGAGCGTGAGGGTGGCGTTTGGGGAGAAGAAATCGTCGTCGCCGGCGAGGGTCGAGTTCAGGAGAAACCGGAAAGGCTCGCCGTCGCGGAGCACGCCTGTCAGCAAGGCATCACGGGTTTCGAGGAGGACCGGCGTGTCCATGAGCAGGGCATCAAGGGGTATGCCGTCGAGGTAGGCTTCGAGCAACTCAATGTTGACTGAGGTACCAGGGTACGCGTGGAAGCGGATGCTCTGCTGCTCGCCGGTTCGGCTCGTGTCTCCGCCTACGCCGCCGGTGAAGATCACCTGCGTGCTGTCATAGGCACTGAAGGACCGCGGGAGCACGCCGCCTGAGAGGGTGATGCTGCTACCACCATAAGCCTTCATGGCCGAACCGATCTCGCCATCGAGGAGGGTGAGTTCGCTGTCCACGAGTTCGAGACCGGTGCCGATCGAGCCGCCTCGTACTTCGATGATGCCGCGGAGTGCACCGTAGTTGCGCCCGATCGCCCCATCTTTTTCGAGGACGAGGTGCTGTCCGGGCGTCACGCCATCGGGTGTCGGGTCGCTAGGGAGTACGATCGGCCTGGTCCGGGTGCCATCGGCGTCGAGATGCTGAAGGTTGACCTGGCCCATGAAGAGGTCGTCGTTGCGAGACGTGAAGACCAGGACCGAGCCGTCCGCGAGGACCGTGGTGAAGACGTCATCCGGTCCGAGGCTCTCTGGAAAAGCGTTGATGGCGACGCCGTTGAGTTCGAAGATTGAGCCCTCGAGCGTGAGTTGAGAGCCGGCGTACGTCTGGAACTGGCGTCCGAATCTTCCGCCGGAGATGTGCATATTCGATTTGGTTTCAACGGCGGCGAGTCCCAGTTCCGTGCTATCGCCGATATCTCCGCCATAAATCCATGCGTTGGAGGTTGATTGGTCGTTGCCTCCGCTGATGAGCAGTCCGAGTGTTGCCACACCTCCGGTGATGATCGTTTCGGCTTGGTTCTGAGCAACGATTCGTCGGACCACACCTCCGGCGAAAGTCAGAGAGGAGCCATCCAGCATGTTGATGTCATTAGCCATCGTTCCACCTGAGTAGGTTGCGCTACTCTTTTTGAGCTCAAGACTTCGGCCAATCGCCTCGCCAGAAACTGTAATCACACTATTTTCAGCGTAGATGATCGAGAAGCTGCCGCCAGTGATTGCTAGGTGACTCTGATCGAGAAGCGTGACACGTCCCTCCATAGCACCTTCAGCGAGCGTGACCTGACTGCCAACCGATCTGAAATAGTCGCCGACGGCGCCCCCTTCGATGCGCAAATCGGCATCCACGACGGTGAATGCGTCTCCAGCGTGAGCTGATGCTTCGAGGATCAGGGTCTCGCCCGGTCGGAGCCCGTTGGGGATCGGGTTAGCGGGTGCGATGATGGTTGAAGCGGACGCCGGCGGCACGGCGGCCTGAACCAGGTCAACCCGCTTGAGCCCGGTGCTGCTGCGGAACAGGTCATACGCGTCAAGGTAGAAGACGGAGCCGTCGCTCAAGACGCCGGTGATCCGGTCGTCACCATCGACATCAACCGGACCTGAAACAGGTTGACCGTTGAGGAGGAAGTTGTTGCCGATGATCGCCGGTCTTGTGGGTAAGCCCTGTCCGGTGGTGTTGCTCAGCTGGTAGACTCTTCCGCCTCGGATCTCAATGTCGCTTCCGTCACCTGCTTCTAGTTGGAGATGCGTGCCGCCTGAGATCCGTGCGGTGCTGCCGGAACGGAAAGACGTGCTCAGGTTGGTGCGGCCGCCGCTAATCTCGACGTAGCTGCCATCTGATGCGTCGAGACTATCCAGGAGTTCTCCGCCGGTGATGTAGATGCTGCTGCCTGCGTAAGCATGAAAGTTGTTGATGCCGTCACCGATCAAGCCACCCGAGATGTTCCACGTGCTGTCTCGAAAAGCCATTATGCCTCGCAGGCCAGTGCCGCCGGAGATGTTGACGCTGCTGCGGGTGGCTTCGAGTCGTCGTTCGACTTGACCGCCAGTGATATTGAGGGTGGCGTCGACCACGGCGAAGTTGTCGGGCAGGGTGCCATCGGAAAAGGTCATGATCTGCCCGCCACGCAGGCCCTGAGGGATGGTGTCAGGCGGCGCGATGATGTCAGATACACCAGGGATCGGGGTCTCGATCAGATTCAGCGTGAGGAAGTCGAAGGTGTCCTTGCGTCCAGGTTGGACTCGGCTGTTGAAGATGAAGACAGAGCCGTCCGTCAGTGCTCCGGTCAGGGTTGATCCCCCGGGTAGCACACCAAAAGGCAACGCGGTGATCGGCGTGCCGTCGAGCCTGAAGTCACCGCCGTACAGGTTCACGGTGCTGCCAAAGCGTGCTGTCACGTTGTCGCCGAAGGAGCCGCCAGTGATGTTGACGACGGACCCGGCGTTGGCGGTGAAGAAGTCCCGGATGGTGCCACCCGAGATGTTGATCACCGAGCCGCTGTTGGCGGTCAGAATATTCTCCACGAGGCCGCCTGAGATGTTGACCTCCACATTGGAACTGCTGCCATTTTCAAGTCCTGCTGAGAATCCTTGGCGAAGCACTCCGCCTGATGACACGTTCACCTGGGTGTCGGATTCCGCTGTGGTGTTGAAGTTCGGGCTCTGAGGAGGCACATCGATGACCGTCGTGAACTCTGCCCGGGCTGTGTGTGATCCGGTGAACGAAGCTGCGCATGTGATTGCCCAGCACGCCTGCGTGAGTCGTCGTCGATCAGCCATCGTGTACTCCTTCGAACAGCTGTGCCCCGGAGGGGCGGTACTCAAGAACACCAGCTTAACGATCAGGAGAGCCAGAAGGCAAGACTTTTGTCGAATACTTGGGTCCTCCGCGAAGCTCTCCGAACGCTCACAGCCTTCAAAGCGAGCCGAGTCCGATCGTCAACCTCGACGCCCAACGCACCCCACCGCACCCCTCACCCCCAAACCCACCACCAACGCCGCCGCTGCCACCCGCCCACGCACTCGGCTCCACCCCAGATCAAATTATCACCCACGGCCCGGAGATGTTGGCGCCTTGGACAGAGTGGAGGAAGATGCTCGCAGGAGGCCTCACCTGTGCAAGTGTATTGCCCATCTTGTGAGGCCCAGGTCGCCGTCGATGACATTGATCTCTCGACGCGTCTGGGCAAGTGCCGGCAATGTCAGTCGGTCTTTCCACTACCGTCGTTGCCTGGTCCCAGCACTCAGCGTGTACCGCAGTCACCGGGCTCGCCGCCATCAGGTATCAGCCTCACGCAGTTTCCGGGAGAAACTCAGCTCCGCCTCCGTTGGTATGAGCCTGCGGCCTGGTTCATGCTCTTTTTTTGCATCGCGTGGGATAGCTTTCTCGTGTTCTGGTATGCCACCGCGCTCTCAGCGGCAGCAGGGCCTGGCTTCTCGTTGTTTGCCATCATATTCCCAATCGCGCATGTGGCGGTCGGTATCGGGCTGACCTACTGGACCATCTGCGCCTTTTTCAACACGACCCTGATCACGCTCAACCTCAATCGACTCACGGTCAGACATGGCCCCGTGCCCTGGCGTGGGAACGCCCATCTCGACCCGGCAGGCGTGATCGGTGTCCGTATCGCTCGCAACGGACATAACAACGAGGAACCTCGATACAAGGTGACGTTCAAGACCGACAAGGGCCAGGATCACCAGATCCTCGGGTGGCTGGAGCGAGACAGAGCCCGCTACCTCCGCGACTGGCTCCGATACGAACTCGCCATCAGGTAAACCGCTTTCATCGAGCTGTTATCGCGTTTCATCAGATCGGACCTGAGCGCCGGTCAAACCACCCACCCCTAATGTTTCCGGACCCATCTGCCACATTCGCGGGAATGCTCGGACCCTGCCCGCGTGTTTGGCGTACACAGTCATAGAGACGAACACCGCTTAGCCGATAGCAGCCCAAGCGGGTGGTTCGTCACCCCACGCTGGCCTCATCATGGCTGGCATACGGGTTGCAGACACAGTCGGAGCACGCGGTCTACAATGCCGCGAGAGAATACAGACGCGTCCCGATACGGCGCAGGAAGCAGGAAGCCATGTTTGAACGCTTCACAGATCGTGCCCGCAAAGTGATGGCCCTGGCCAACCAGGAAGCCCAACGCTTTAACCACGAGTACATCGGCACCGAGCACATCCTCCTCGGACTGGTCAAAGAAGGCTCAGGCGTCGGCGCCAACGTCCTCAAAAACCTCGACGTCGACCTCCGCAAGGTCCGACTCGAAGTCGAAAAACTCGTCAAGTCCGGCCCCGACATGGTCACCATGGGCAAGCTCCCGCAGACCCCACGGGCCAAGAAAGTCATCGAGTACGCCATCGAAGAGGCCCGCAACCTCAACCACAACTACGTCGGCACCGAGCACATCCTCCTCGGACTCCTCCGCGAGCACGAGGGCGTCGCCGCCCAGGTCCTCATGAACCTCGGCCTCAAGCTCGAAGAAGTCCGCGAAGAAGTCCTCAACCTCCTCGGCGCAGGTGTCGAGCCCGAAGAAGCCTCTGCCGCACCCGGAAAATCCTCCGGCGAACCCTCCAGCAAGGGCGGAAAAAGCAAGACCCCAGCACTCGACTCCTTCGGCCGCGACCTCACCGAACTCGCCAAGGAAGGCACCCTCGACCCGGTCATCGGCCGAGCCCACGAGATCGAGCGCCTTGTCCAGATTCTCTGCCGTCGAACCAAGAACAACCCCGTGCTCCTCGGCGAAGCCGGCGTCGGCAAGACCGCCATCGTCGAAGGACTCGCCCAGCGCATCATCGGCAACGAGGTCCCCGACATCCTTGCCGACCGCCGCATCGTCGTCCTCGACCTCGCCATGATGGTCGCTGGCACGAAATACCGCGGGCAGTTCGAAGAACGCATCAAGGCCGTGATGAATGAAGTCCGTCGCGCCCGCAATGTTCTCTTGTTCATCGACGAACTCCACACACTCGTCGGCGCAGGCGGGGCCGAAGGCGCCATCGACGCCAGCAACGTTCTCAAGCCGGCTCTCTCCCGCGGCGAGATCCAGTGCATCGGTGCCACCACCCTCGACGAGTACCGCAAGTACATCGAGAAGGATGGCGCCCTCGAACGCCGCTTCCAGACCATCATGGTCGAGCCGCCGAACAAGGTTGACACCGTCCAGATCCTCAAGGGCCTCCGCGACCGCTACGAAGCCCACCACCGCGTCCGCATCACCGATGAGGCACTCGAAGCCGCCGTCGAGATGTCCGAACGCTACATCACCGCTCGGGTTCAGCCCGATAAGTCGATCGACGTCATCGACGAGGCCGGTGCCCGCATCCGCCTCAAGTCCATGACCAAGCCCCCCAACCTCGCAGAACTCGAAGAGCAGATCGAACGCCTGCAGATCGAGAAGGACGAGGCCGTCAAAGCCGCCGACTACGAACGCGCCGCCGAGCTGCGCGACCGCGCCGAGACCCTCCGCTCCGAAAAGGAACGCATCCAGCAGGAGTGGCGCGCCAAGTCCCAGGAAGTCGATGGCGTCGTCGATGAGGAAGTTATCGCCGAGGTCGTCTCCAAGATGACCGGCGTCCCCCTCACACGACTCGAAAAGGCCGAGAGCCAGCGACTCCTCCAGCTTGAAGAAGAACTCCACAAGCGCGTCATCAGCCAGGAGGAGGCCGTCAAAGCCGTCTCCAAGGCCATCCGCCGCGCCCGATCAGGACTCAAGGACCCCCGCCGCCCCATGGGCTCGTTCATCTTCATCGGCCCCTCAGGCGTCGGCAAAACCCTACTAAGCAAGGCCCTCGCCGAGTTCATGTTTGGCGACCAGGACTCGCTCATCCGCATCGACATGTCCGAGTACATGGAGAAGCACAACATCAGCCGACTCATCGGCGCCCCTCCCGGATACGTCGGCTACGAAGAAGGCGGCCAGCTCACCGAGCAGATCCGCCGACGACCCTATGCCGTCGTCCTCCTCGACGAAATCGAGAAGGCCCACCCCGATGTCTTCAACATGCTCCTCCAGATCATGGAAGAGGGCGAACTCACCGACTCCTTCGGACGCCACGTCAGCTTCCGAAACGTCGTGCTGATTATGACCTCCAACATCGGCGCCGATCTCATCAAGAATAAAGCCGGCTTTGGCTTCGCCAAGAAGACCGAAGACGCCGACTACGACAAAATTAAAAAGACACTGATGAGCGAGATCGAGCGGTTCTTCCGCCCCGAGTTCATCAACCGCCTCGATGACACCATCATCTTCAGGCCCCTTAACCGCACCGATCTCGTCTCCATCGTCGACTACGAGATCAAGCAGGTCTTCAAACGCCTCGAAGAACGCAACATGGGCATGGAAGTCGATCAGCCCGCCAAGGAGTTCCTCATCGACAAGGGCTACAACCCCGACTTCGGCGCACGGCCCCTCCGCCGCGCCATCGAACAGTTCGTCGAGGACCCCCTCTCCGAAGCCATCCTCCGTGACGAGTTCCGACCCGGCCAGGTCATCAGGATCACCCGCAAGGAAGACGCTGACCACCTCAGTTTCGACGCCCAGGACAAGCCCGAGGCGCCCCCCGAGGAAGCCGTCGCCACCGTTGGCGGAACGGGCGATGAGAAGGCCTAGATAAACTGGGTAATCTGCTAGTTCAAACAAAGGCTGACCCAACGGTCAGCCTTTGTTATTGGCTCATCAAATAGACAGATTCAGTCAGTTAACCCGTCGATTCTGGTGAAGCACCAGCCCTCTTGTGTCGAAACTAAAACGGGTGACTTCTAGAAGGCTTCCCGCCTTCACCCATCTGCGTTTGGGAGTGTGGACCGCATGGACACGGACCTTCTGGAATCGGTGCTCGAATCACCGCGACTCCCAAGTCTCCCTGATGTCGCCATGGAGGTCATCAGCCTCGTCCAGGACGAGGAAGTGAGCATCGATAAGCTCGCCGAGAAGGTCCAACTCGACCCCGCCCTCGCCGGCAAGATCCTCAAGACCGCCAACTCAAGCCTCTACAGCCTCAACGAGCCCGTCTCCAGCATCAGCTCGGCCCTCGTCCTGCTCGGGCTCAACACCGTCAAAACCCTCGCCCTCGGGTTCGCCGTCCTCGGCAACCTCCAGGACGCTGGCGGCGAGAACTTCGACAACGACAGCTACTGGAAGCGATCCCTCTACACCGCCACCTCCGCCAAGGTCATCGGAACCCGACTCGCTCTCCCCTTCCAGGAAGAGATCTTCCTCTCCGGACTCCTCCAGGACATCGGCATCATCGCCATGCACCAGGTCCTCGGACCACGCTACGACGAACTCGTCGAACAAGCCGGCGGGCACCACCCCATCCTCGTTGAACTCGAACGCGAAAGCTTCGACCTCGATCACCCCACCGTCGGAGCCGAACTCGCCAAATCATGGAACCTCCCCGAAGTCCTTGGCGTCCCTATCCGCTTCCACGAAGAACCCGATGAGGCACCCGAGGAGTTCAGGCAAGGAACCCGCTGCGTCGCCCTGGGCAACCGCGTCGCCGACCTCTTCATGCACGAGGAATCCGGTAACGCCCTCGAACTTGTCAAGCAGGCCGCCAACGACTGGTTCGGCATCGACGAGGACCGCATCGAACCCCTCCTTAAAGAGATCCACGAACGCGCCGCCGAAATCAAACGACTCTTCTCGCTCCCCGCCGGACAGCTCGAAAGCTTCGAGAAAACCCTCGCCCGAGCCACCGAACAGCTCCTCAATATCTCCATCGAAACCCAGCAGATGAGCACCCGTCTCGAAGAGCGCAACCAGGCACTCGTTAAGGAAGCCGAATCCGATGCGCTCACCGGCGTCGCCAACCGACGCAAGTTCAACGAGGTCGCCGCCTCCGCCTTCGACACCACCAACAGCACCAAAGCCCCCCTGAGCATCCTCTTCTTCGACGCCGATCACTTCAAGAGCTTCAACGACACCTACGGCCACCAACTCGGCGACCGCGTCCTCGTCGAACTCGCCGCCCTCATCACCAAAACCACACCCACCGACGCCGTCGTCTGCCGCTACGGCGGAGAAGAGTTCGCCGTCATCCTCGCCAGCACCGACCGCAAAACCGCAGCCCAGATCGCCGAAACCGTCCGCGAAGCCATCTGCGGACAACCCCTCCTCACCCACGAAGACAAACCCCTGAGCATCAGCTCCAGCATCGGCGTCGCCACCCACGACGGCACCGTCTTCCA from Phycisphaeraceae bacterium harbors:
- a CDS encoding ATP-dependent Clp protease ATP-binding subunit is translated as MFERFTDRARKVMALANQEAQRFNHEYIGTEHILLGLVKEGSGVGANVLKNLDVDLRKVRLEVEKLVKSGPDMVTMGKLPQTPRAKKVIEYAIEEARNLNHNYVGTEHILLGLLREHEGVAAQVLMNLGLKLEEVREEVLNLLGAGVEPEEASAAPGKSSGEPSSKGGKSKTPALDSFGRDLTELAKEGTLDPVIGRAHEIERLVQILCRRTKNNPVLLGEAGVGKTAIVEGLAQRIIGNEVPDILADRRIVVLDLAMMVAGTKYRGQFEERIKAVMNEVRRARNVLLFIDELHTLVGAGGAEGAIDASNVLKPALSRGEIQCIGATTLDEYRKYIEKDGALERRFQTIMVEPPNKVDTVQILKGLRDRYEAHHRVRITDEALEAAVEMSERYITARVQPDKSIDVIDEAGARIRLKSMTKPPNLAELEEQIERLQIEKDEAVKAADYERAAELRDRAETLRSEKERIQQEWRAKSQEVDGVVDEEVIAEVVSKMTGVPLTRLEKAESQRLLQLEEELHKRVISQEEAVKAVSKAIRRARSGLKDPRRPMGSFIFIGPSGVGKTLLSKALAEFMFGDQDSLIRIDMSEYMEKHNISRLIGAPPGYVGYEEGGQLTEQIRRRPYAVVLLDEIEKAHPDVFNMLLQIMEEGELTDSFGRHVSFRNVVLIMTSNIGADLIKNKAGFGFAKKTEDADYDKIKKTLMSEIERFFRPEFINRLDDTIIFRPLNRTDLVSIVDYEIKQVFKRLEERNMGMEVDQPAKEFLIDKGYNPDFGARPLRRAIEQFVEDPLSEAILRDEFRPGQVIRITRKEDADHLSFDAQDKPEAPPEEAVATVGGTGDEKA
- a CDS encoding GGDEF domain-containing protein, whose translation is MDTDLLESVLESPRLPSLPDVAMEVISLVQDEEVSIDKLAEKVQLDPALAGKILKTANSSLYSLNEPVSSISSALVLLGLNTVKTLALGFAVLGNLQDAGGENFDNDSYWKRSLYTATSAKVIGTRLALPFQEEIFLSGLLQDIGIIAMHQVLGPRYDELVEQAGGHHPILVELERESFDLDHPTVGAELAKSWNLPEVLGVPIRFHEEPDEAPEEFRQGTRCVALGNRVADLFMHEESGNALELVKQAANDWFGIDEDRIEPLLKEIHERAAEIKRLFSLPAGQLESFEKTLARATEQLLNISIETQQMSTRLEERNQALVKEAESDALTGVANRRKFNEVAASAFDTTNSTKAPLSILFFDADHFKSFNDTYGHQLGDRVLVELAALITKTTPTDAVVCRYGGEEFAVILASTDRKTAAQIAETVREAICGQPLLTHEDKPLSISSSIGVATHDGTVFQRVEQLIKAADMAVYAAKKAGRNCVRIFTPRLKAAA